The following is a genomic window from Carassius gibelio isolate Cgi1373 ecotype wild population from Czech Republic chromosome B20, carGib1.2-hapl.c, whole genome shotgun sequence.
agtgtgaatctacaattttcatagtcatgaaaataaagaaaactctttgaacgagaaggtgtgtccaaacttttggtctatactgtgtatatatatatgttgcacATTACAGTCATGCAGTTTTTCATCTGAATCACATTAGGAGGGCAGTTGCCATTATCTAAAATGCATATCTTTCAGAAATGGAATCAAATGCTGATTCTTTGCTATTTCATTGAAATGTCATCAGTTCTCATGGAATGGACCTTGCTGTACAGTAAAGAGCAAACAGATGTTTACAAAACCCTTCTAATTTCACGAGGAAACGCATGGCTCAACAACATGCAATTTGTTCTTTATTATAGAACTGCAGACTGAACAGCTCTATTACTTTTGTGTTTAGTAAACAAACACAACTGAACGACTTCAGTCTGAAGGGAGACATGAATATCACAATGCTGTAACACATGAACTGCACTTTACCAGGAGGggatgcattcattcattttgaactatataattataaatacctCGTAATCGAGACAAGAGATGGGTATGTCAGCATCATTCacatctagagagagagagagaagaagagagggagagggagagatgggGGAGTGTCATCACTCAGCGTATGATTTTTTTCGTCGTGGTAGAGCTCCTCTATGAATCTTGTAAATTATGTTTTGAAAACTGTACAAAATACAGTGAACGTACCGAAGAAACCCGTTCTGACACCGATTCCTCTGTCGACTTAAGGTAATGTAAAACAATCTTCGTTCGCGCGAAAGACCACAAGCAGGGCACCCAGCACATTTGATAGCCTCAATACGTTTTTTGCATACTGCATACTATACTAACGTAAAGAAGGCTACTTTTCAACACAttgctatatactgtatgtatgtgtagcATATTAGATCAGCGTGCCGCGACACTAATGTAGACTAAATACGACACAACTATGCGCTCTTATAATCATTTAGCAATCGCTTAATGATTGCATgacaagaaaaataataaaatgcacatcGCTGGATTTAAAATCTATTGTAATGATAATTCAGGGCTTCTTTATTATTTGGACCACAGGAGATCTCAAACTCGTCTTTGTTTACATAAATACGAGTGCTGCACTACTCGAGAGAAATTGGAAACGGGGCAATCCATCTTATTTGTCATTATGATATCACATATTAAGGTTGTGTTATGACGTGTAATGCGTAATTTTAAGAGCTTACACTTATCCTACATTAATCATATATTAAGTCATTTCCTTCCAATACTTTAACATCAAATGATTATGTTAAATCACACTCAAGTCTTGTATTATAGGCTGACTGTTATTTCTCTTCCACAGAATCAGCCCCAGATCTTTCTTTTCGACCGACACCTGACCAGTAGAAGACTTGAGTTTTACATCAAAATGATGCTGATATGGGTTGTTCATACTAAATgacataacataaataataaatgacatcacTCAGTGAACACCATATGACAAGCATCTATATTTCCTTTGCTCTTCGGGAGGTGTTGTAATGGACCTAGAATCCAAGGCTGTGTAGGTGTGGATTTGTTTTTGACATCATGGGCTGTGGAGGCTCCAGGACAGATGTGTTGGAGCCCAGATATATGGAAAGCTGGACCAAAGAGACAGAGTCCACCTGGCTGACCAGTACGGACACAGACCTACCCCTGTCCTCCATCCAGAGCATCCACTCGGAAAACTCTTCAGAGGTGGGCTTCCCATCAGAGAAGACCGCCAACCTCGGTGAGAAGGGATTGAGATCATATTTTAAGGCTTTATTTGAATTTGTCAAAGCTTTTGAATggaatgttttcatatttaattagctgAACATATCTGTTCACTGATTTTACCTGACAAACTCTTCAAATGACATTTCCTTCCCAGAAGGACAGGGAAAGTGTTGCGAGCCTGCTGTTGGTGAGCAATTCACTCAAGTAGGCCTCTTGTTGCCATGGTGATGGTTACATCCCTTTAGTACTTCGGTACAACAGTATGAGCAAGGATGAACACAATAAGCACTGCTTACCACTTTTGGGCAGAATTGTGGCACTTAGGGCAGCTATAGTgggtaaatgttttaaaatatgagggttacatttaaaaataattattgtattagcaaatatagtatataaatatataaatatagtatgCAATAGTAAATATAAGGTTGTTTTTCACAGTAttaggtttttattatttttttattttaattttatttgtaacgAGACatcttttaaaacttttgactaATAGTGTATAATTCATGAATCATACATATATCAatgtatgtacatttttattatttaatatataattttttaatattttaaatgtatttaagttCATATAcagcataatataataattaaagaaatactgtctactgatagatagatagatagatagatagatagatagatagatagatagatagatagatagatatgaatttaattattcatttaaatttattctGTACATACACTCATACCTGAAATGTTTCTGATACGGTCACCGATGCAGAGATTTTGTGAAAGAGAATGAAtaactttcatatttttttttctgggtacAGATCTGTTTGATGATGGTCTGCCTTCTCCAGCTCAGGCGTATCTGAAAGTGTGTTCTGCCATGTCTGAGGTGGGTCTGAATGACATGAAACCTGGCAGCACCCCTGCAATCCTCTCTTCTCAAGAACAGGAAGTGCTGTCTTCTTCTGCTACCACAGTGCAAAGGAGAAGCGTGCTACGAACTGAGGAAATAGTAggtattttttaattgaatataatGCTTTCTATTTGGCAGCATGTGTGAACAAGACACTGTAAACTACATCAGTGTTTCTGACCTTTGTCTTATGTATGGCTTTATCTACACCTCACCAGAAATGTGTTTCTTTTGACTCACTTTACAAAaatttttatttagcattattgTTCATTTTACTAAAGTGGGCTGTAATACATTTATGAACTTTTAAACTATAAAAGTATATTGATGCACATGAAAACcagctttagattttttttattattatttcagctttagtctgttattttagtacaaaacatttgcattgaaaactagctgaaatacattacatagctgattttttttttttccagaaatgtaagctattgtacatttttgtacaaaagtgtttttctatggttttagtttttgctaataataataatcctcaaACGCATCCACTATTTATTAACCTTTTGTTCATTCATCTGAGAAATGTGATAGATTTCCAGAAATCGTATTAATCTATACtgtaaactgtaataaaatgttgaaaacatttgccAACAATCATGTCTTAAAATCTTTCATTGTTATCTTCATTAGACCAAATGGCAGGACAGCCGGATGTCCACCAAGCAAGTGACCATCACTGTGACTCAAAGCATCCGGCAGGTGGACAAGAGCGGGAAGATCAAGGAAACTTCACAAACCACCTATGAGGTCATGAAACCGGTGGATGGTTTGATGGACGCAGCAGTTGACTCAATGCCTCAATGAGGTGTTCACCCAAGACCTCAAGAAGACTGTATCCTGGATTTCTGGAAAGCCTTGTTGAAGATGTCATGGACCAAAGAAGAAGCAGGGATGACCTAAATGAAGACGTTCATCAGTGCTGCCATTAACAGGTTTCAAGGGTCAGTTAAATGTTGTATTCATTATTCAGTTACACTTGACCtatttaataatatgtatttttatgtacatCTTTTCTCTGTAATGTCTTTgtcaaaatgtattgtttttttttctgatgccAACGAAAAGAATCTTAGTAAAAGCATCTACTGTACATACACTGAAAGCACAGGATTGGTCAGGAAGGGCAACCAATGATTTTGTGAAAAGTGTAAAAATGAtacttaaaatagtttaaaaacatACCAACAACATGTTTGTCCCAGAAATAAAAGAAAGCTTGATGTCGATGTACTGCTTTAATTTTCATCTTGGatctaaaaaaaaacagggcCCTTACTATAACACTGTTGTTGCCTTCAGCTTTTTGGGGTACAAAAACCTAATTACAGTTTCTGTAGCAAGCTAACACTGCTGCGAAAGGTAGTGCAAGAATATATGAAGCAGcactgttttgtttgttattgcaGTATATCATTGCTTTACACACTGAAAGATGATGTTTATTGTTGAGTTATAAAATATCTACTGGAAGCACATAACTATTACTGTCTCCTAATCTTTATGTTGCTTCACTCTCttaattaacattttacaataaggttttgTATATGAACATTAATTTGTTAggtattatgaagtaaaaattaACAACGtatttacagtattattaatATAGATCAATGTTAATTTCtactaatatgttttttttactttattattaatttttaaataacattaggTGTACTCTGCATAGTTTATTAGAATttgaatctattttattttaagtcatattttcaaattctttaaaaaaatcgcCATTAAATAGGTTGATTTTGAAAACAAATAGAATCAGTTTAAAAGTATGAACATGGTTTAAATCTGGCTAGTTGTGCAACAAGCAAGATTCGATTAGTTGAACTGTATGTTCTTAATAACTTAATTGAGTGATGATTAATTTATAAACCTAGTGATtgcacatttaaaacatatttggtttaataattattttatataatattagatAAATAACATTCCTGTTTCATTTATGCATGACTGATAGATATGCATCATATTAggtttattaataatacaattgtcTAAACGAAATAGAGgaacattttatatgcaattataaaaaaatatatatatatataggcctaaatattttttgagtaatgcattaaaacaaactgaagtaacaatgaataacaataaattgacattcacttaaaaatgtattgttcattgttagtttctGATACCTAATGAAAtaactaatgttaattaatttaacCTTATTCGCTAATCTAGAGAATAACATGGTTgaaagtaaatgtttaaattattttttttctcacaaatgaaTATAATCATGTTGGCAGAGCTGTGGTAGAGATACTTTTTGTTCACAAAAGAGTAACATGGCCATGCAGAGAAAAATCAAATGCTGGAGCATCTGGtgaaagtcacatttatttactgTAGCACTGTAAAAGTACCATCAGACCAGGGAGCATCATGCGTCCTGGAGagtatgaatttgtttcttcttaTTATATTCAGCAAGTCCCAATCTAAAACATTCCTCTTCCCTCAACATCCACTCTTCTGCATTGAACTctggaaagaaaaatgaaatcTCTCTCTTGGCAGATTCAGTTgaatctgaaagaaagaaaataagaaaatgctgaaaatttagaATCGAAGAATCTATATTTCGtaattttcggactataagtcgcaccaaagtataagtcgcatcagtccaaaaatacgtcatgtcgaggaaaaaaatagatataagtcgcactggactataaatcatatttatttagaatccagaaccaagagaaaacattaccgtctacagccgcgagagggcgctctatgctgctcagtgctcctgtagtctacccctgAAAACATTAAATGAGAACAACTGAAAACGTtaactgaaatattaacttaatttatttacCAAAATCCAAGAACAAAAACAGATATTGGTCATCTGAAGAGGCAAGTTATTCAGCTAGCGTTACACAATAATACACAGAACAACAGGCTGAACACATGCCCGGTTTGTTAACATAACACATTTAAgttacaggagcaatgagcagcatagagcgccctctcgtggctgtagaagaaaatgttttctcttggttcatgtcaaattaattttgataaataagtcgcacctgactataagtggCAGAACCacccaaactatgaaaagaagtgcgacttatagtctggaaaatacggtatatatgaTGTGTTTCTGAGTGTATATATGAGGAGTTTctacatcagaacagatttggagaaacgtagcattacatcaattgctcattggtggatcccctgcagtgaatgggtgccttcagaaagagagtccaaacagctgataaaatcatcacagtAATCCAGAAGTAATCAACGCAAGTACATTAATTAACATCTTAAAGaggtgaaaagctgcgtgtttgtaagaaacaaatctatcattgaGATGTTTtgaactttaaactgttgcttctgtaCTGGACAAAGCGTTATTTTGGCTAAAGAACTTGCATTTTGTCCTGAAGCaagagtttaaagttaaaacaccttaatgacggatttgtttaaaaaaaataacaaaaaaatttattattgtgaggtttttatcagctgtttgggctctcattctgacggcacccatttactgcagatgatccattggtgagcaagtgaactaatgctcaatttctccaaatcagttgTGATGAAGACAAAAActgatctacatcttggatggcctgaggatgagtacagtTTTAGCACATTTTCATTGTAGAGTGAACTTTCTCTTTAACAGTTCAGTTTTGAAAAGTGTTTCTCCACCTGAACCATGAGTAGTGTTTCTGGTGTCAGTCAGCCCATATTGGCCGCGCAGGGTGTCTGGTGAAGTGAAGCGAGCTCTAAACACTTTTGTTGGACCCATCATCCCCCTCCAGTGAGAGATAGCATCTTCCCTGGCAAGGATGTACGCTCTCATTGGGCCACTGTTGTGGGAATACAAGTAAACAGCAGGATTACACAGAGAGCTGTGACAACCTCATGTTCGCGcttagatagataaataaaattgaatctaAAAGCAaaattggatttatttatttttttcgtttATGATGTTAATTGTACAAACAAGCCTTAAGTCACAAAATATGAGCAATACTGCCTTAGAGGCTCTGCTGGAACAAAAATGGAACTAAAAGCTTAGGAATAATCAGCTGCTTATTTTCAAATGACTCTGACTTAGAATAAAAGACATGGGTCAGTTCGAGCGCTGCGCTAATGTTTTATCTTTCACACACAAAGACATGTTCTGAGGACAGGGTGCCATGGTAACATGGACCTCACTGTCTGAACTGGATCAACCGCTACATTAACAACCAGCATTGATGTCCCTCTCCACAGATGAGAGATCATATATCTGCATTAATTATTCCTTTCGAGGGGAAGTGCAGTGGTACAGCATCTGtagttttacattcatttatattACACTACCActtaaaagttttgggtcagtaacatttttaaatgtttttaaaagaagtcttgtTCACCGAGGCTgtatttaatgaacaaaaaataaataaaaaaacggtaatattgtatTTCTCTTTTCatgatttttaaatgtagtttatttctgcggtggtaaagctgaattttcagcagcccattactcttcagtgtcacatgggcAAATctgaatcttactgaccctaaagtTTTGAATGCTAgagtatattaatattaataagtagaacaaaaagctaaataaaatgcatccatTCTTTCTTAATGCAGTGATTTAACTGCCTTTGATGAAACGTGTCTGTGTACCTGTAGGATAATTAGCTCGTGAAGCTACAAGGGTTTACATGGTTATCCTTTGACTTCAGTTTCAAGAATTTGTACAGCAGTTGTTCCTCCAGGAACCATGAACAGGTTTTACCAGGAACGTTATCATGAAATAGCTGAAATGTTAATGATGTACACACATAATGAATTCTCAACGTCTGAAGCCACGTGCAACTGAACAGATGAAACGGGATTGAACAGAATTCACATAAAACTGTGACCCAAAAACAACTGAAGATCTGAACCAAGCAAATCATGCAAGAATGTTGTAGTAGAATGGTCATTATATAACATAAACCTAAaagcataaaaacattttgttacctgaaataaaagtttggttgAATTAAAATAGgcattaactaaataaatataaatatatatattagttccgTCAAATGATtattcgcatccaaaataaacgtttttgtttacattatatatgaatgtgaaagtgacttgacattcagccaagtatggtgacccatactcagaattcgtgctctacatttaacccatccaaagtgcacacacacagagcagtgaacacacacacacacacactgtgaacacacaccaggagcagtgggcagccatttatgctgcggacACTGTGAACAGTGTATATTTATTTCGTATAAATacagtgtatataaaaaaaaatatatatatatagtataaaatataatatatatataatataatatatataaaaaaataataatatatatatatatatatataaatgtatatacatgtaaatattttccaaatgtgtaattatatatacataataaaataaacacagtacacataaatatattatgtaaacaaaaacttgtttTGAATGCTATTAATCATGATTGATAGTTTGACAGTACTAATATTATagattttctcattttaattaattttgatgtaaatcaatgaaaaataaatcttaaaaaaatgtataattcattACACTTATATAGCTCTTTTCTGTTATTGGACACTCAACGCGCTTTAAAGGGAGGAATCCTGTTAATTTATAAACTatattgacataaaaaaataaataaataaataaacattataccaatgacacacacacacacacacacacactcacatacatatAAAGTCAAAAGATAGCTAGACAGATCAATAGCTTACAGctacaaattatttaattcatacatACAAATGACCACAAttctgtatataaaaatatatgtgtacatataaacCTGATACTGTctccttcatatatatatatatatatatatatatatatatatatatatatatatataaacactttttGATTTGTGGGGAaattacaataaacatttacCTTGACATGAATTCAACCAGTCTTTGATAGAAAAAACgtcctgtaaaaataaaaacaacaaaaaataaattgttgcATATCTTTTATCTTTGatttaacttttgatcaattggaAATAAGCCAACGAGGGTGATGTGGTTTATGCAGCAGATTTTTGTTGCAATCTGTTAATATGGTCTGAAAAGGCTTTTGCATATATAATACAGACATATGAATGCGAGGCAGCTGCTTTTCTTTGGATGCAGGATATGAGAAGCTGAGAGTGAGTAACATGTTCTCTCTCCACATGCTGTGTCAACTTTATAACTCCAGGTTGTGTGAAGCCTTTACTATGACTCACCCTGTTTAAAATCATGCATCACACTGACACCCACCCACACATATACTCAACCGTTCAATCTGTTACAAACACAGACCCCTTTCATTCATGCAGAGGATATTATAGGAAGAAAGATGCTTTTCTACCTGCATGTTCAGCATAAAACCTTTCTGACTCTTCTGTTCTCCACATCAGATCCTTCTTCCTGACTATAATGAAGTTTTCAAGAATCTTCTGATGAAGAgcctgaaattaaaataaatattatatcaatattatatatgttttctaTGCCCATCTGCATCTCTCAAAACCGAAACTTATTGTCAGTAAAAATGTGTTGCTATGCTAATGGAAGCCTCTTGCGGTTTTGATGTAGGTctttttgt
Proteins encoded in this region:
- the nme6 gene encoding nucleoside diphosphate kinase 6; the protein is MRCVKALQLTLAVVKPDAVAHPLILEALHQKILENFIIVRKKDLMWRTEESERFYAEHAGRFFYQRLVEFMSSGPMRAYILAREDAISHWRGMMGPTKVFRARFTSPDTLRGQYGLTDTRNTTHGSDSTESAKREISFFFPEFNAEEWMLREEECFRLGLAEYNKKKQIHTLQDA
- the baalcb gene encoding brain and acute leukemia cytoplasmic protein; this encodes MGCGGSRTDVLEPRYMESWTKETESTWLTSTDTDLPLSSIQSIHSENSSEVGFPSEKTANLDLFDDGLPSPAQAYLKVCSAMSEVGLNDMKPGSTPAILSSQEQEVLSSSATTVQRRSVLRTEEITKWQDSRMSTKQVTITVTQSIRQVDKSGKIKETSQTTYEVMKPVDGLMDAAVDSMPQ